The following proteins are co-located in the Micromonospora viridifaciens genome:
- a CDS encoding TRAP transporter permease, producing MDSESVQLPPDDGAAGEAARADDGPLATHHDTRELAAQFEDEKPGRVLSGPVGLLFTGVTVAVALLALWQVFFPLSQGSKYYLIIFLTGILPMVFLAYPSGMRLRRRATAPAGKEDEPARRGGPTPVDWLLALAALLSCLYPVLPVAFGAGGGGYDAFLDRQGLLVPLDVAMGTVLMLLLLEACRRTTGWILPAVCLLFLAYGYYGGLLPQSWAVAHAGLDFGQLIDAFYNSDSGFYGTPLDVAASYIVLFTIYGAVLDLSGAGRFFVELSAAAFRRSRTAAGRTAVASGFLLGTVSGSGAATTVSIGAVTWPILRRAGYPAERAGGMLAAAGVGAILSPPTLGAAAFIIAEYLGVSYLQVLGWATVPTILYYLGILLSVEIDARRSGVRPVVIDSGSAWRLLARFGYHFLSLIVIIVVLAMGASATRAVVIATILAAALSFLDRRHRLTPARLVEALGGGVRGVLAVSAVCAAAGIITATTTKTGLGPQAAALLIGGAQAVSSDPAVVLALTALLAAVALSLLGLAVPVTASFVIGWVIIGPALLNLGVAAPAAAMFVFYFAVLSEVSPPTALAAVAAAAVTGGRLVPTMWQTLRYALPAYLIPIAFVLTPTGLGLLGIGGVERIAVAGLICVLSVTMLAVAAGGWLPGVGPAGVPERILGAVAGLVLLWLEPVPVTVGAVLAALTVAGVLVRRGSAGRAGVPSVPKQLDHGEDRE from the coding sequence GTGGACAGCGAGTCCGTCCAGCTCCCGCCCGATGACGGCGCGGCCGGCGAGGCGGCGCGGGCCGACGACGGTCCACTCGCCACCCACCACGACACCCGGGAACTCGCCGCCCAGTTCGAGGACGAAAAGCCGGGACGCGTCCTGTCCGGGCCGGTCGGGCTGCTGTTCACCGGCGTCACGGTCGCCGTCGCACTGCTCGCCCTCTGGCAGGTGTTCTTTCCGCTCTCCCAGGGCAGCAAGTACTACCTGATCATTTTCCTGACCGGCATCCTGCCGATGGTGTTCCTGGCGTACCCGTCCGGGATGCGGCTGCGGCGGCGGGCGACCGCCCCGGCGGGCAAAGAGGACGAGCCGGCGCGGCGTGGCGGGCCCACCCCGGTCGACTGGCTGCTGGCCCTCGCCGCGCTGCTGAGCTGCCTCTACCCGGTGCTACCGGTGGCCTTCGGCGCGGGCGGCGGCGGGTACGACGCGTTCCTGGACCGGCAGGGCCTGCTGGTGCCGCTGGACGTGGCCATGGGCACCGTGCTGATGCTCCTGCTGCTGGAGGCATGCCGGCGTACCACCGGCTGGATTCTCCCCGCCGTCTGCCTGCTCTTCCTGGCCTACGGCTACTACGGCGGGCTGCTGCCGCAGTCCTGGGCGGTGGCGCACGCCGGGCTCGACTTCGGGCAGCTCATCGACGCCTTCTACAACTCCGACAGCGGCTTCTACGGCACCCCGCTGGACGTGGCCGCGTCGTACATCGTGCTCTTCACCATCTACGGGGCGGTGCTGGACCTGTCCGGGGCCGGACGGTTCTTCGTGGAGCTCTCCGCCGCCGCGTTCCGCCGGTCCCGTACGGCCGCCGGGCGGACCGCGGTCGCCTCGGGCTTCCTGCTCGGCACCGTCTCCGGCTCCGGGGCGGCCACCACGGTCAGCATCGGAGCGGTCACCTGGCCGATCCTGCGCCGCGCCGGGTACCCCGCCGAGCGGGCCGGCGGCATGCTGGCCGCCGCCGGGGTCGGCGCGATCCTCTCCCCGCCGACGCTGGGCGCGGCGGCCTTCATCATCGCCGAGTACCTGGGCGTGTCCTACCTGCAGGTGCTCGGCTGGGCGACCGTGCCGACGATCCTCTACTACCTGGGCATCCTGCTCTCCGTCGAGATCGACGCCCGGCGCTCCGGTGTCCGCCCGGTGGTGATCGACAGCGGTTCCGCCTGGCGCCTGCTGGCCCGCTTCGGCTACCACTTCCTCTCGCTCATCGTGATCATCGTGGTGCTCGCGATGGGCGCCTCGGCGACCCGCGCCGTGGTGATCGCCACCATCCTGGCCGCCGCGCTGTCCTTCCTGGACCGGCGCCACCGGCTCACCCCGGCCCGCCTGGTCGAGGCGCTCGGCGGCGGCGTACGCGGGGTGCTCGCGGTGAGCGCGGTCTGCGCCGCGGCCGGCATCATCACCGCCACCACCACGAAGACCGGCCTCGGCCCGCAAGCCGCCGCGCTGCTGATCGGCGGGGCCCAGGCGGTCAGCTCCGACCCGGCCGTGGTGCTGGCGCTCACCGCGCTGCTCGCCGCCGTCGCGCTCAGCCTGCTCGGCCTGGCCGTCCCGGTCACCGCGTCGTTCGTGATCGGTTGGGTGATCATCGGCCCGGCGCTGCTCAACCTCGGCGTCGCCGCCCCCGCCGCGGCGATGTTCGTCTTCTACTTCGCGGTGCTGTCCGAGGTCTCCCCGCCGACCGCGCTCGCCGCGGTGGCCGCCGCCGCGGTGACCGGCGGCAGACTGGTCCCGACCATGTGGCAGACCCTGCGGTACGCGCTGCCCGCGTACCTCATCCCGATCGCCTTCGTCCTCACGCCGACCGGTCTCGGGCTGCTCGGCATCGGCGGGGTGGAACGGATCGCGGTGGCCGGCCTGATCTGCGTGCTCAGCGTCACCATGCTGGCGGTCGCGGCGGGCGGCTGGCTGCCCGGCGTCGGCCCGGCCGGCGTGCCGGAGCGGATCCTCGGCGCGGTCGCCGGGCTGGTGCTGCTCTGGCTCGAACCCGTCCCCGTCACCGTCGGCGCCGTCCTGGCCGCGCTGACCGTGGCGGGGGTGCTCGTCCGACGTGGATCCGCCGGCCGTGCCGGCGTCCCGTCCGTGCCGAAACAGCTGGACCATGGGGAGGACAGAGAGTGA
- a CDS encoding DM13 domain-containing protein has protein sequence MVRRRWLLSVLAVVVVTGLGVSLYLFQPWRLVTDREVREALPTVAEPQPTGSTAPQPPGSAAPADVILAAGDFITHEHDTTGRAQLVRLADGRRQLLLRGLDTSDGPDLRVWLTDREVLPGRAGWHVFDDGRWVELGRLKGNIGDQAYHIPASVDLDGLRSVSVWCKRFGVSFGAAPLAGPDA, from the coding sequence ATGGTCAGAAGACGTTGGCTGTTGTCCGTTCTCGCCGTCGTGGTCGTCACCGGGCTCGGGGTGAGTCTGTACCTGTTCCAGCCTTGGCGGCTGGTGACGGACCGCGAGGTGCGCGAGGCGCTGCCCACGGTGGCGGAGCCGCAGCCGACCGGCTCGACGGCGCCGCAGCCGCCCGGCTCGGCGGCGCCCGCGGACGTGATCCTCGCCGCCGGCGACTTCATCACCCACGAGCACGACACGACCGGCCGCGCGCAGTTGGTCCGCCTCGCCGACGGCCGTCGTCAGCTGCTCTTGCGCGGGCTGGACACGTCCGACGGCCCCGACCTGCGGGTCTGGCTCACCGATCGGGAGGTGCTGCCCGGCCGCGCGGGCTGGCACGTGTTCGATGACGGCCGCTGGGTCGAATTGGGCCGACTCAAGGGCAACATCGGCGACCAGGCGTACCACATTCCGGCGTCGGTGGACCTGGACGGGCTGCGCAGCGTGTCGGTCTGGTGCAAACGGTTCGGGGTGTCCTTCGGCGCCGCGCCGCTCGCCGGCCCGGACGCCTGA
- a CDS encoding pyridoxal phosphate-dependent decarboxylase family protein, whose product MASTSPDRRGVGSALDPSAEQIRDMGGRAVEWVAVHHDSIRGLPIAPRISAAALKGVLAEPLPVEGRDFTDLLTVFRDVIVPGSRHNGHPRFFGYVSAPGTAVAAVADFLASALNPNLTAWRSAPAPTELEHVTIDWIKEVLGCDPGAGGLFMSGGSMANFTALAAARHRHCGDAVATHGTAAHPAPLRVYASTETHHSIHKAAVLLGIGRANVREIPVDAGFRMDVGALVDAIDEDRAAGAEPFCVVANAGSVVTGAVDPLAEIAAVARRYGMWMHVDACYGGFARLAPSARPLFDGMSEADSIALDPHKWLYLPADCGCLIYRDPAAARPAFSMDADFIRVMQTEPAEAFAFWDYGPDLSRRFRALKVWMALAHAGSRAVGDAIEGNLDCARHLAELVDASADFELLAPVELSIFCFRYLPPAARAGSRSQADEEALDRLNERIMVVLQQAGSSYLSNATINGRFALRGCVLNYRTTRRDMEILLDDVRRAAKQAIDETR is encoded by the coding sequence ATGGCATCCACCTCGCCCGATCGGCGCGGCGTCGGCTCCGCCCTGGACCCTTCGGCCGAGCAGATCCGGGACATGGGTGGGCGTGCTGTCGAGTGGGTCGCCGTCCACCACGACTCGATCCGGGGCCTGCCCATCGCCCCGCGGATCTCCGCCGCCGCGCTGAAGGGGGTGCTCGCCGAGCCGCTGCCCGTCGAGGGCCGTGACTTCACCGACCTGCTCACGGTATTTCGTGACGTGATCGTGCCAGGCAGCCGGCACAACGGGCACCCCCGCTTCTTCGGGTACGTCTCGGCACCGGGCACCGCTGTCGCCGCGGTGGCCGACTTCCTCGCGTCGGCGCTGAACCCGAACCTCACCGCGTGGCGGTCGGCCCCGGCTCCCACTGAGCTGGAGCACGTGACCATCGACTGGATCAAGGAGGTTCTCGGCTGCGACCCGGGCGCCGGGGGCCTGTTCATGAGCGGCGGCTCGATGGCCAACTTCACCGCGCTCGCCGCCGCACGACACCGCCACTGCGGCGACGCGGTCGCCACCCACGGTACGGCCGCGCACCCCGCGCCGCTGCGCGTCTACGCCTCCACCGAGACCCACCACTCGATCCACAAGGCCGCTGTGCTGCTCGGCATCGGGCGGGCGAACGTGCGCGAGATCCCGGTGGACGCCGGCTTCCGGATGGACGTCGGTGCCCTCGTTGACGCAATCGATGAGGACCGGGCCGCCGGAGCGGAACCATTCTGTGTGGTGGCGAACGCCGGAAGCGTCGTCACCGGCGCGGTCGACCCGCTGGCCGAGATCGCGGCGGTCGCGCGGCGGTACGGGATGTGGATGCACGTCGACGCCTGCTATGGCGGCTTCGCGCGGCTCGCCCCCTCGGCCCGCCCGCTCTTCGACGGCATGTCGGAGGCCGACTCGATCGCCCTTGACCCACACAAGTGGCTTTACCTGCCCGCGGACTGCGGCTGCCTCATCTACCGCGACCCAGCGGCGGCACGGCCCGCCTTCAGCATGGACGCCGACTTCATCCGGGTCATGCAGACCGAACCGGCCGAGGCCTTCGCCTTCTGGGACTACGGTCCGGACCTGTCCCGGCGCTTTCGGGCCCTCAAGGTCTGGATGGCGCTGGCGCACGCCGGTTCGCGAGCTGTCGGCGACGCGATCGAGGGCAACCTCGACTGCGCCCGTCACCTCGCCGAACTCGTCGACGCCAGCGCCGACTTCGAACTGCTCGCCCCGGTCGAACTCTCCATCTTCTGCTTCCGCTACCTGCCGCCGGCTGCCCGTGCCGGCTCGCGATCGCAGGCCGACGAGGAGGCGCTGGACCGCCTCAACGAACGGATCATGGTGGTATTGCAGCAGGCCGGCAGCTCGTATCTGTCGAACGCGACCATCAACGGCCGCTTCGCGCTGCGCGGCTGCGTGCTCAACTACCGCACCACCCGCCGCGACATGGAGATCCTGCTCGACGACGTACGCCGCGCCGCCAAGCAGGCGATCGATGAGACGCGCTGA
- a CDS encoding TAXI family TRAP transporter solute-binding subunit, translating into MRQIDVRVAAGVGVLALVAAGAAGCGGRQDGAAKDDTASEVTCQVTKDTRIGIATGNATGVYYVVGNALAGQLSATTGGKLTGTAAETGASVQNVEQLVAGQYDVAFSLFDTAVNAVQGKGSFNSPQPVKALARIYDNYTQVVVRADAGITSVADMKGKKISTGSPKSGTEVIANRLLTAAGLDPAKDIQAQRLDLTKTVDGMKDGSIDGFFWSGGVPTGGVTDLFTTAGDKVKFIDISPLQPKMAEVNPAYQAGTIGKDVYKTAADTPTIVVPNVLLVRDNLDANVACAITKTVFEKKDALAQANPAAKAIDLQNARKTDPVPLHRGADKALTDLGVS; encoded by the coding sequence GTGAGACAGATCGACGTACGGGTTGCCGCGGGCGTCGGAGTGCTGGCCCTCGTCGCGGCCGGAGCCGCCGGGTGCGGGGGCCGGCAGGACGGGGCGGCAAAGGATGACACCGCCAGCGAGGTCACCTGCCAGGTCACCAAGGACACCCGGATCGGCATCGCCACCGGCAACGCCACCGGGGTCTACTACGTGGTCGGCAACGCGCTGGCCGGCCAGCTCTCCGCGACGACCGGCGGCAAGCTCACCGGGACCGCCGCCGAGACCGGCGCCTCGGTGCAGAACGTCGAACAGCTCGTGGCCGGCCAGTATGACGTCGCCTTCTCGCTCTTCGACACCGCGGTCAACGCGGTGCAGGGCAAGGGCAGCTTCAACTCGCCGCAGCCGGTCAAGGCGCTGGCCCGGATCTACGACAACTACACGCAGGTGGTCGTCCGGGCCGACGCGGGGATCACCTCGGTCGCCGACATGAAGGGCAAGAAGATCTCCACCGGCTCGCCCAAGTCCGGCACCGAGGTCATCGCCAACCGGCTGCTCACCGCCGCCGGCCTCGACCCGGCCAAGGACATCCAGGCGCAGCGGCTCGACCTGACCAAGACCGTCGACGGCATGAAGGACGGCAGCATCGACGGCTTCTTCTGGTCCGGCGGGGTGCCCACCGGCGGCGTCACCGACCTCTTCACCACCGCCGGGGACAAGGTCAAGTTCATCGACATCAGCCCGCTGCAGCCGAAGATGGCCGAGGTGAACCCGGCGTACCAGGCCGGCACCATCGGCAAGGACGTGTACAAGACCGCGGCGGACACCCCGACCATCGTGGTGCCGAACGTGCTGCTGGTCCGGGACAACCTGGACGCCAACGTGGCGTGCGCGATCACGAAGACGGTCTTCGAGAAGAAGGACGCCCTCGCCCAGGCCAATCCGGCCGCCAAGGCGATCGACCTGCAGAACGCCCGCAAGACCGACCCGGTGCCGCTGCACCGGGGCGCGGACAAGGCGCTCACGGACCTGGGCGTGAGCTGA